The genomic stretch TGCTATGTGTTGATGACATAACTCTGAAAGCTCTTCTTTTTTATCCATTTTGTACTTCAATGAGCAATTTGTCTTCAATTGTATcatcataaattaaaatattgctTCCTTGGGACTTTAGAGAAGCAAGTTGGGTCAGTTGAAAATTAACCttctttttttacttatcaaaaaaaaagaaaattaacctTCTTTCTTGCCCAACTTGATGCACTTTTCGGGAACACtacatttgttttttatttttccttcttcttgtaAAAGTAATAtccttgttttttaatttggatGCAGGCACTACCCTGTGCTGCGTTAGCTATGTTTATTCACCCATCAACTTCTCACCATTTAGTGAACAGGATCTTCTGGGCATTCTGTGTGTATCTGGAAGCTGTTTCAGTACTACCCCAGTTGCGGGTAATGCAGAATACAAAGGTATAAGTTTTttacgagtttttttttttttttcttcattggaACAAATATTATAGCTTTCCTCTATAATGTAATATCTTATTTTTGTACTTTCAGATTGTTGAACCATTCACTGCTCACTATGTATTTGCTTTGGGTGTGGCAAGGTTCTTGAGCTGTGCCCATTGGGTTCTCCAGGTTTGATCTTGCAAAGTTGAATCTATATGTCCTGAGTTAGGTCTGATTTGTTAGTGCTTTTTGGAAATTGAGTTTGCCGTTGTGCTGCTTGTCGGGTTACTGCTTTTAAATTTGCTTTGATGCGATTTTGGGGTAGTTGGTGTAGTCACCTCACTTTTGGGTGGGACATTTTGATAGTACAAGAGCAAAATGCAGAACATGAATTACAGTGATATTAATACATAACTGTTTTTATAGTATTTCAATGTGATGGAGAATTTGTTAGAAGTATTCTTTGGTGATTTTCAATGAGGTCCCACTTTTATTATTCCTAGACTCTCTAATTAATCAATGTCTacaaagaaaaactttatttgtTGGAGAGCATTCAATAAAGGTGTCAAATTGTGCCTGCTGTAAGTTACAAAAATATCCTTCTTTGGGGTATGGACTAATTGGGTTTACAATCTGCCATGCTTTGTTTCTATTGCTTTCAACAGGTTTTAGATAGTCGTGGACACTTGCTGGTTGCCCTTGGTTATGGATTATGGCCTTCAATGGTTCTTATCTCAGAAATTGTCCAGACTTTTATCTTAGCAGATTTCTGTTACTATTATGTGAAAAGGTTGGTTTGTATActtctctttatttctttcccccctaaaaaaattgttctctGAAATTATTAATCTTGTAAACTTTATTCTCTGCTTTGCAGTGTTTTTGGTGGCCAGCTTGTCCTCCGTCTTCCCTCTGGAGTGGTGTGATAGGGGATCCTCTTGTTCCATGTTTGATGAGTGCAGTGCCATCCAAAAATTAACTTAACCAGGCAATCTGGCTGGTTGTCGTAATCTAGATCTGCTTTTAGCTCTCCCTCTGTCATGACTATTAGTCAAGTGGGCTGTTTGTAAAGATGGGGGGATGCAGAAAGCTTTGATATTTATATACTAAACATGATTTTCATTGTTGATTTATGTTTCTGTGTCAATTTTGAAGTTTATCAGAGTCGTAGTTGTTCCCACTTCCAATTATGTGTTCAAGCTGTATGATGAATGCTTAGTTTAGTTGCTGGTGCTGAACCAGGCGCTTGTCTAAACCCGACTTCAACCTAACAAGAAATTAGCCAGTTAGGGTTGAGcggtttgactcgtttaataaaATAGGTCAGGTTAGGGTTGACTTGTATAGCCTTATATTTATGGCTTAACACGACCTACATCCAATATGCAAACTCACCCATAAGACTCCAAAAAGCATAAATTTTAACATCAACCAACCCATTCGCATCAATCTGTCACTTTTTCTTCCATCAGACACATAGCACCCTGTGTCCTTTACAAAAGTAGTTATTGTTACAAAAGTCGATTGCCTATCTCAAAGaaactttttattaaaaaactaaacttGAGGGTtagtttcatttctttaaagGATATTATTCCAAAGTAACAAGCTACATTAACAGACCTTAAAACAGAGCAATAGATTTTGTATTGTTAGACAGTGAGGTTCCTTGCTAGAATTCCCTCGAAGGTGATCCCAGGTCCAAAAGCCAGTATCAGGCCCCATTCATTGTCtccttcattttccttcttaaTCATCAGCCCCTCTTCCATCATGTACTCCAGCACATACACAATGGTGTTACTGCTAGCATTACCATAATCCATGAGAGCTCGTCTACTTGCGTTTAGCTTCTCCGGCGACAACTCAAGTCGCTTTTCTATCCGATTCAAGATTGCCGGCCCGCCTGGATGGACTGCCCAGAACATTTTATTGTAGTCCTTGTCAGGatatccaacaaattttattaacttCTTACAGAATCCTTCAATGTTGTCTTCAATTATCTGGGGAAGTTCCCTTGCTAGCTTGAAGCTAATCCCNNNNNNNNNNNNNNNNNNNNNNNNNNNNNNNNNNNNNNNNNNNNNNNNNNNNNNNNNNNNNNNNNNNNNNNNNNNNNNNNNNNNNNNNNNNNNNNNNNNNTTACCAACTAAAGCAATATGCACAAATGTCTAGCTGTTATAATATCTTATGGTCATGAGCTTAAGGTTTCTGATGTCATAAAGAAttcccacattgagtgggttgGTTGTGAAAGTGTTGCATGaatgttaagtcccacattgataTTTTACTAGATGAGATAATGTTTATAAGTGATTTCAGAAGCTTCAATTATAAAATTGACTGATTCTTTTGGAGTACTCCACAGATATGGCTAGCACTTTCTTTGGGTTATAACAACTGATGTGCATGTTCTCTCTCATGTTTACAAATAAgcttaaaaaggaaaagtaaaatTGTACCTAATTTCTTGGTGCATAAAGTCATTTCATCAGCTCTAGGAATAATTGATCAAATTTTCTTGAACAGATTACACATATGTATGAGTAATAGTTAAATAGATGCATAAACTGGATCTTTGGATTAGTGCCAACACGTTAGAAATGACAAAAATCAACTTCAAGGCAAGTCTACCTGGTGGCCAATGCCACAAGCAGTATTCATGTACTTTTCAAGCAACAATAATCTAACAACACAATCTATTGAATCTCTTACCTTATTTTCACTAAAAATTATGTCGGGTTTAAACAACCCATTTCATGTGCGTGCGTGTGTGCATATATAATCAATAGCTTGGTCTCCTTGGCTTATTCCATAGGATAAACCAAACCCCTCCCCACATACAtgaatgtttattttttttgtttttaatttttagttacTTCTTTTCACTTGTCCTGGATCATATTTAGCTTTTTCTAATGAAAACATATGAGTAATTCAGGATGACCACAAACAACTAGCTGTCAAGGAAGTAATGAAGGATTTGAGATGTTCAATAATAAGCCTAAGCATTCACCAGATGGTAATCACCTTTGGGTTAAGCTCCTTAACAAGATTGGGAGTTGAGAAGGCCTGGCGTAAACCAACGCCATACATATCAAAAACCTGCAGAATACATTTAAGGCAAATGAAACTTTGGTGCAAAAGTAACTacgaacaagaaaaaaaaaatagtagttaattaGATTACATGTCAAGCAAATCAATGGAATAAATTGACCAACTACACAGTTACATGCCAAGCAAATGACTAGAATAAGATTATCAACTAATAGTACTAAAGCATGCGAACCGAGTAAATATGTAAGCCACTGTTTGTCTCCCTACTAAACATGAGAAGaacaaaaatgataaatttaggTAAACTTACAGGTATAGGTATTCTTCTATCATGGAAAGCACACTCAGAAGCAAGAAACACATCACTAATGCCTGCTCCTTTAGCCTGAGAATCCaagaattatttataaattcaaATAGAAGAATAAATATTTCATGCTTCATACATAATCACGTGTGTTGTGTGTCCCATTTCTACACCAGTTCATTTGTGCAATGCAATAAAGAAGGCTTATAAAATTTAGTGCATTTTCCCATGGAGAATGCCCCTCTTTAATCGTAGGAAACGTTAGAGCCAACCTTTAAACAATGAACACAAAAGTGAACTTTTGGTGTAGCAAGACAATCACTATAAGCAAAAAACAAGCAAATAAAAGTAGATTACCCCAAGATGATTTCAGacctagaaaaaataaaaaaataaaaaaaaaaaatgaaaaaaataaaggacaaAAACAAAGCAGTCAAAATAATCTTGGCTCAAAAAGCATACCTTGAAGCCACCAGCAGTGCCCGCATTTATTATTAGGTCTGGCTTTAATGCTTGGATCGATGCATAGGTAACAAGAGCTGCCGACACGGTGCCTACACTATCAACCCCTGATAAGAAAAGGTTTATGGTTTCAAGGATCAGTACcagaaaaaatgaatgaatacaGCCACTATACATTTGTTTGGTGGACCAAAACCCCAGACCCATGTCAATGTCACTCGTCAAACATGGGCCATGAAAGAGAGAGTTGAATTAAGCACACTTCTAGGCAAGCTGAACTGGGTCAATTAGGTGGGCTAATTCAAATGGGATTCAGTTGCATCACTTACCAGAAAAGGGATATAGTTGCACCAGAGCAGcttaagttttgaatttttgtaagTAAATGAACCAGACTGAAAGTAGGTGGCTCTCTTAACATGGGCTACCCCACCCGCATGAATCTAAACTAATCTACCCAAAGCATAGCAATATTTTTGAAGAGTAAATATCGCATAGCTTGTGCCCAGTAAAAACAAGTAGTCCTACACAATAGATTAAatctgaattttatttttattatacatgGGTTACAAATGTCAGCATATTAAGGGTAACAAGGTAAGAGACAATAGTTCCGTATGGATTTAGTGTCTGGTCATTAAGTTAGGCCTTTTTCTTATGTCTTGGTAAAATAGTTTGTAAGAGGCgatgaaaaatcaattttttttttttaattaagttacaCAACTGATGAGACTAGAACCCACAACCTCACACTCCACCTTGCAACAAAGGGAGGAAGTACTATTTGAGCTAAAAGCTCATTGGCAAGAGGCCGTGAAAAATCATAGAAGCCATATTCACAAAATAGCCATAACAGATaatcatttatttgaaagaaagttaagaaaacaTAATGTAAAACAGACACAAAAACACATGTAGAGAGAGACGCACAGAAGAATCATGTACTTACCAAGAGCTAAATCTTTTCCTGGCCAGATCAAATTGATGTTAAGATCCTTGTAAACACCATGATACCGGATCCAAGGAACCCCTTTTGGAAACCTGTACCATTGCACATTGACAATCAAACATAAACCCCAATAATCAAGATGTATCACACTCATATTGGACACCAGAAGAATATAAAGCTCCACCGGACAAAGTACCCAATAAATAATAACGAACGATTCTCCACAAAACACTCCATTTacacaaattaaaacaaagctAAAAGCTAAAGATATTATCACCACAACTACTGAAACCCACTAAGCATGTCAGTCTTACTTTGATCCACCTTCACAGACACAAAAACTGCTTTCAGCAAATACTAACTACATCCCAAATCCACAATCAATGGATTGAATTGAGCTAGTAAAAAGAaagtgtttctttcttttcttgttcttcctttctttcttctacAAGAACCCATTATTGAAAACGCATTCAATAGCTTTTTGGATTAAAGCAACGAAAAGATCTCGAAATTGTGATCTTAAACACTAATCAGTGAGTGTGCCagaaattcaaaactaaataGATGGACAAACACATAAAACAGAGAGAAAAGACAAACTCATCCCCTTCCCCCCTACCCTTGGCGTCAAaagttatttataaaaaaaacagagaaacgaCAAACTCACACTGAGTCGAGGTCCTCTGTAAGCTGGAACTTGTTCACCAAAGGAAGCGCCTCCGTCTGCATAGCTGGTGCtccaaaatcaccattaaaaaCACACCCAGAAACATTCAAATCCcaaataattcatatatatatatatattatctacGCCTATATATTTATGAAAAGAGAATATTGAGTACCGATGATAAGGAGGATGGTAGAAATGGGCCGGTTTTGAACGATGGCGTCGTCCGATTTGTCGCCGTCAGAAGCCATGACCGCCGTTCCTGTATCTCCGGGATAGGTGGTTGGTCCAATTTTCTTTCGTCTTCTTGAAaaatgtagagagagagagagaatgggagaattttttaaagttggttAGTTTGTTTCGTGTTGCGGGCCTTGCGGCCAATTGAGAGCTGACACTTTTGAAAGCGATAGAATGCCCACAGTCCAAAGATCAGCCTAAATACCATGCACTCCGCAATGTTCAAATCAATTTGAAATTGTTCATAAGTTTCttgattaacttttttttttttttttttttttttttttttttaatataaaataaatacaattacTAAAAGTTATAGATTTTGTGTTAATTATTagtaattgatatatatatatatatatatatatatatatatatatatcatttgagttacttttatatatataaacttgtaAAAGCtaaattcataaatcttgtagttgtagttgtaacaattcaaatatcaatttttatcATGAAATTGACTATTTATATTGATACATATAAAAAGATGTATACACATATTTATATTGACACATATGTTCACAATAATTCAAAACTACATCTCTTACATTACGAGGGTGATAtgctcttattttttaaaatacttaaaatattattattattataaagtTAATTAGTTAAGAATAATACTAACAGAATGTTCAAGCTTTGTACATGTAATCTTGATTCAAGCCAAATAAATATCCCTACTATTGTTTTAGGAGTGAAAAGACAGTTACGGAAACTGCTTAGGCAGTTCGTAAAATAGGCTAACTAGACGGTTAGTggttactaaccgctttttaaaaagaaaaaagaaaaagaaaaaaaatagaaaaaaccaaaatgacgtTGTTTCTACGgtaataccctactacatacgacattgTTTCTAGAGtcttatacatttttttttatacatatatttaaacaccaaaacaatgtcatttcatgtatatatatgttaacaGTTTTTTTTAACGGCCTCTAAAAGTGGTTAGGTGGTTAGTGATAGCGGTTAACAGTTAACAGACAGCTATTAACAACCTAGTATTTCAGCCCTACTATTGTCTTAAGGTcgtcttctttttcttaatttgttcCAATAAGCTTATTTTGCTCACATCCCTCTCCTTATCCAATTATCAGTGGTTGATGTAACAAGCGTCATATGTATAGTCTCGTCAATTTATAAGAGATATATAATAAAAGCTATATTACCTTTAACTATAGGACTCAATTGTCTACTATGTTAATGTCACCCTAATTTGGAAAGTAAGAACCAAAATATTTGAGCCACATGTTTTGAGCCACTTGTTAAGAATAGAATGAAGGCTATGAAGCAGACccatctatttttttattttccctccgACAAAAGTGAGGGACCCAACTGAAGAAAAGTGGCATGGCATATGCTAGGTTACAAGCAGTATCCAAAACATATTCCAAGCACAACCATGTGGGCGTGACGCAGGTTTCATGGGCAATGACGAAGAACCTTTGTGACTTTGTAAACATATATGCGACAATAAGCTCTCTGTTTCAGATTCTGAACCCATTGGCTCTGCTATATCTGGGTACACATTGTGCAAATATAAGCTCATATTTAGGATATCTGGATGGATAAGGTATTGGTTGAAGACTTTGACTATGAGATATTTAGGGGATTGAGGTCTTGGTCGTCTCTCCAATTTCAAAGATTCAGCCTTTCATTCAAAATAAACAGTTTGGATTGAACCGCAAGCACAAGTTTTTAGTACAATTTGGTTTCGTTACTAATATGTTAAGTGTTAGgtaaattgacacgtcaatcTGTAAAGAACTTGTCGTAAAAGCTATAATACCGTAGCatcactttttcttctttgtttcttctttgttatGATGGCTATTAATGTCAGTGTGAGGAATACTACTGAGACTCTAATTCCATCAACTAAAACTTTACAGTTTGCATGGCAATAATGCTtcagaaaagaacaaaaaaaaaaaaaagaagaaaaaaactattataaattttaaatacacactctctctctctatctctctctccttctctcctCTAAAATGTAAATATCCATCCAAGTTGAAGTCTTCAATGGTACAGGCCAACAAATAGCATGATCTGTCTCCATTTATTCACTCTAAAATTAATCACAGCTTCTGAATATATAACAAGGAAAAACTCTCACAAatacatcatcaacaatttggTAGTAAAAATCAAGAGGGAAAGTGGCCAGTGTGGGTAGTTTATTGATAAAAACCAAGTAACCAGAGtgttataaaagtaaaaaatactGAAAGGATTTGGCAGTAAGTTGATCTCAAACTGGGGCTGCCATTTGGTAGCACTGGGAAAGTGTCTGGGAGAGCCATTTCACAATTCTCACCATTGAAATATATTCTTGGAGGGAAAGCCCATCCGTTGCTTAATGTAAATGTGTCTGCATCCTTGTCCAGAAGTATCTCTGTGGTCACTGAACCCAGTTGATCCCCATCAAAATTCAACAGTTCAGTATTGTAGTACTCTATTCCCCACAAGAGAGCAACTTCATCTGCAAGAGTTCCCATGACTTAGCTAGATATACACCATATCTATAGTTTTAATGAAAAGAACTTCCCATCAACTTAtagttttggaagaaaatgtgATTTAATATTGTATTAGAATCACAGACGTCATGAGATCAAACTTTGTCTCCATCATTCACCCCTTTCTCAGTTAAAAATTCAACTTGTAGAGGTAGAGTTTGAGTCCACACATGAATGAGAGTAttatagtattaattaaatgattaaattcatcaattcttatcaacttaagaataagtggtgatttagcacggtatcagagtcaaaggtcTTAAATTCGAACCCTGATTCCACACTATATTGACCAATTGCATGGGTTGGACCTAATCTAGAAACATCTCATGACAGGATGAAAGACCACATACCATAACATTGATTCTTGTCACTTTCAACATTTTTGAGTCACAAGaatttaaaatggaaaagaagatgCTGCAGTTAACCATTTGGACATGTTGAATAAAAAGTATCTATAACAGAGAAATAGTCTGCAGTAAGTACCTCCAAACCCAACAGTGGGAAGTATTGTACTGTTGAAGCTGTATGCTGTTGCAGTTTGGCTGAAACCAGGATGCTGAACCAGCACATTCCAGTCTGAGAAGTTTCTTTGATAGTTGTAGTTAGAGATTGTTAGTTTTACCCTCCACTGATTCATGTAATTGTTCTTAATATGCCAATGAACTCCAACCGGACACATGTGATCAGTGCATTGAACTATGTCAGGAGTATTGGCCTTTTTCGATAAGAGGTTACTGTCACTGCAGAGAGAGCAATGCAGGGAGAGATAAGAGTGGCATGTAAACTTACACAACATGATCAAAAAGCTTCCAAAACTCCTCAAGCTGCTGGCTTTCAGAGCTAAAAATTGCAGTCAACATTCAAAAATAAGAACACACCTTATGCAAAAACCTGTTCTTTTGTCTGCTGCCTCTCTGCATCCACAGCTGCACTTGGGGCATGATGTGATGGTGGGGCTGTAAAATGTCGACAGTGATGCACAACACATTGGTGTTTTGTTAGCCAGAAAGCTCGAGTAAGTGCATGTTGATCTCCACGTTCCTGCAAAAGATAAGTGATATAATTATACAATTTGGTCCATAATGAAAGCAATTCTTATTCAATCATCCTGAAAACTAATGAATTGCTAGTTTTAATAATGTAAGATTCAACTTTTTTGTGCATAAAAATCATGAGGCTCTAGTAAAATTCAGGAAGTTCAAAATTTCTGATAGACCAAGAATTTGATCCTTTCACTTCAAAACCAGCATGCATATAGTGACCAACCTTTAAGTTTTCTCTGAAAATCACTATGTTCAACTCTGTAATATAATGCTAGTTTTAACCTATATGATCATTACTATGATCTTTCATTAGATCGTTTAAGATTAACAGAATACCATATGCCTCATGTCAGATTACTACCATCAGAAAACCAGCTTAAACTGtgattgttaaatcaccatttatgcTAAAAGCTCTAGTTAATAAGAAATTTAGGAGGGGAAGGGGATAAATTGTAGAGTCAGGTTTCGAACTCATAACTTCTGACTCTGATACAATAAATTGAGTGATTATTGTGTTCATGTTGATGTTATTGTTTAAAGTTGAATAATGCTACATTTGGCATAAAGTACTCACTGTAAACCTGAACTTGTCTTCTACCCCCCAAATCTGAAGAAACTGTGGGATCAGTGTCCAAAACTTGGCCACAAGTGTAACCAGGACCTGGTTCCATTAAAGTAAGATTTTGAGGTGGGAACCAAGTAGAATTTTCCCCCAAGTTGCCAACTGTAATTTCAAAGGAAGAGAATGATTTGGAAGGGTTGATAGCCCATGCAGAAAGAAGACCACCACGGCAGCAGTCTTCTGACCTGTTTTCTGGCAAGGCCTCTGGCATGAGATCAAGTATGACAGGGTCTTTGTTGCAGCAGTGTGCTGGTGTTTTGAAGGCCCAGCAATTTCCTTGCTGGGTGGCAAAGGCACCactcattgaccaaatcacttCATTTCCTTCCCATGTCCACCCTAGAGTCCACCCAGGTTTGTCCACATGCCGATACTGATAGTAATTTTGGATGGTAACTCTTGCCTGCAGAGAACCATCATACTCTTAGATTCTAATAGATGCACAAGGCATGCAGACTTCCTTAAAATGATTAGAATCCTAATAATGACTCTGAAACATACACATCTGTCACATCATAAGTGCGAGAAATATCCGATTCTGCTATGATCATTTGCCATTTACAGACCAAATCAGATGCTGATTTGTTTTGGTGTACAAACTTATATGCCTTGATAAATGTTTATGTTCAATATTTTCAGATTAAAATGTCTTCTTTCAGTCCTTTGTCAACTATTTTGAATGCTAATAACTAATAAGCTCACATGTTCTAATTAAGTGAACAGAAAACGTAATTTGGATATTGTGCTCACTGCTCACAAGTTCGTGCTAGAGGCAAGTCTAGATTTTTCAGCTTTAGAAGCCTCTCAAGAGGACAAGCAGCGATATGACCACCGGCTAAAGTCGAATTAGTTGGCTAAGTTTTGAAATATACAGTTAAATCACCACATAAATATACAGTTAAATCACCACATGAAGCATAGTATTTATGTCTAGAATGCAACTAATTTGCTATTTTTAGCAGAAACAAAGTACTAACCACATAGCCATCACTTGTGTATTGATGAATGTCGAAAGTAACGGTAATGTTTCCATTTGGATCCAACGGATCATAGCAATCTGCAAAGCAGAGAAAAACACCATCCGATTTAGCAAGAACCAATTGATCTCCAAGAAACTGAAATCACAGAAGCAACAGAGGAAAAGTATAGGGTGCCTGATAAACTGCATAGAGCAACTAATATTATTGACGGCAGTGCAAAAGTCAATACATGGGAAGGAATTGGTGCCATATTTCTTTGGAGATAAGCTGGTAGAGATGGACAAAAGTTCTTATAGTAGGATGAAACAAGCAAGGTCTTCATTTGACTTTATTATTAACAAGAAGAAATATTCTGTATTAATCTATAGAAACCGAATGGCAGCTAATCTATCTTACCACCCACGTACGGACCAAACAAAGAATCATTGAAAATATCAACTGGATATGAACATACAAATCAAAATGACTAGGTTTATGGTAGGCGTAGTAATTGGCATTCACATTTCACATGTCGGGTTGTCGTGTTGTCGTGTTGAAGTATGTATATAAGGCTATATAGATATTCAATTAAAGGGTCAAACCCTTCAACCTTAACCGCTAAATTCATGTTGGgttcgtgtcaaaaattgataatttttatttagcgTGTCAAGACATGACTTAATCAAACGGATTAACCCTTCACAATAATTCTATGATGACCCCTGCATGTGCTGAGAAATAGAACAAATGGAAGGCAGCAGTAAGAAGATTGTACGATGGCTCCTGCATGCTAAGCAACAGAAGAAATTTGGATGCATGGCCGTTTGTTGTTTTATTCAACATCTCCTTTTAATAAGCACAGGATGTAAAAGGAAGGCTCGTACATTTTTTGTTAAGCCAAATGACAAAAAGAACATAATTTATAAGCTCAAAAGATCAA from Corylus avellana chromosome ca1, CavTom2PMs-1.0 encodes the following:
- the LOC132164507 gene encoding 5'-methylthioadenosine nucleosidase (The sequence of the model RefSeq protein was modified relative to this genomic sequence to represent the inferred CDS: added 291 bases not found in genome assembly), which gives rise to MASDGDKSDDAIVQNRPISTILLIIAMQTEALPLVNKFQLTEDLDSVFPKGVPWIRYHGVYKDLNINLIWPGKDLALGVDSVGTVSAALVTYASIQALKPDLIINAGTAGGFKAKGAGISDVFLASECAFHDRRIPIPVFDMYGVGLRQAFSTPNLVKELNPKVGKLSTGDSLDMSTQDEASITANEASIKDMEGAAVAYVADLLKVPVIFVKAVTDIVDGEKPTAEEFLQNLAAVSAALDQAITQVLDFINGKCLSEL
- the LOC132170095 gene encoding COBRA-like protein 1; this translates as MAPIPSHVLTFALPSIILVALCSLSDCYDPLDPNGNITVTFDIHQYTSDGYVARVTIQNYYQYRHVDKPGWTLGWTWEGNEVIWSMSGAFATQQGNCWAFKTPAHCCNKDPVILDLMPEALPENRSEDCCRGGLLSAWAINPSKSFSSFEITVGNLGENSTWFPPQNLTLMEPGPGYTCGQVLDTDPTVSSDLGGRRQVQVYRTWRSTCTYSSFLANKTPMCCASLSTFYSPTITSCPKCSCGCREAADKRTGFCISDSNLLSKKANTPDIVQCTDHMCPVGVHWHIKNNYMNQWRVKLTISNYNYQRNFSDWNVLVQHPGFSQTATAYSFNSTILPTVGFGDEVALLWGIEYYNTELLNFDGDQLGSVTTEILLDKDADTFTLSNGWAFPPRIYFNGENCEMALPDTFPVLPNGSPSLRSTYCQILSVFFTFITLWLLGFYQ